The proteins below come from a single Aegilops tauschii subsp. strangulata cultivar AL8/78 chromosome 6, Aet v6.0, whole genome shotgun sequence genomic window:
- the LOC141020552 gene encoding subtilisin-like protease, whose protein sequence is MYRHWYESFLPKSRDGDSGKSPLLHSYTEVFSGFAAKLTARELNAVAKNPGFVRAFRDQTRYLMTTHIPKFLGLRNGTGIWSDASYGKGVIIGLLDSGIYADHPSFDGDNIAPPPARWKGSCMETRCNSKLIGAQSFLEEDDDPSDQQGHGTHTSSTAAGNFVSDASYHGMGAGTASGVAPGAHIAMYKVCADGECNDSAIVAGLDAAIKDGVDVLSLSIGHLGSLRFDKDPIAISTFSAISKGIVVVCTGGNEGPDSHSVNNDAPWILTVGASLVDRSFDIGVNLSNGKCIHGEGLSQVAKPRSKMYPLLYSEERGKFDYMDNHVVGEKIVVCETDTTRENIDNIMSAGAAGVVLLNGESNGYTIELEDYNSSVVQLSTDDGAILRAYATSTNSSAGAIFSYHNTLLGVHPAPVVASFSSRGPSIDIPGVLKPDILAPGLNILAAWPPGTDSILGPFNILSGTSMATPHISGVAALIKSLHPDWSPAAVKSAILTTADAVNSTGGSILDENHNKADAYAKGAGHVNHW, encoded by the coding sequence ATGTACCGTCATTGGTACGAGTCTTTCTTGCCCAAATCACGCGATGGTGACTCGGGCAAGTCACCTCTTCTGCACTCCTACACCGAGGTGTTCAGCGGCTTCGCCGCAAAGCTCACTGCCCGGGAGCTCAATGCAGTCGCGAAGAATCCGGGGTTCGTGCGCGCGTTTAGGGACCAAACACGGTACCTCATGACCACACACATTCCAAAGTTCCTTGGGCTCAGGAACGGCACCGGCATCTGGAGCGACGCTAGCTACGGGAAGGGAGTCATCATTGGGTTGCTCGATAGCGGCATCTACGCGGATCACCCTTCATTTGATGGTGACAACATCGCGCCGCCCCCGGCAAGGTGGAAGGGATCATGCATGGAGACCCGGTGCAACAGCAAGCTCATCGGTGCACAGTCATTCCTCGAAGAAGATGATGACCCTAGCGACCAACAGGGGCATGGGACGCACACCTCATCCACGGCAGCCGGTAACTTCGTCAGCGACGCGTCGTATCATGGTATGGGAGCGGGCACCGCATCAGGAGTTGCTCCTGGTGCCCACATCGCCATGTACAAGGTGTGCGCTGATGGAGAATGTAATGATTCCGCCATAGTGGCCGGCCTCGACGCAGCCATCAAGGATGGGGTGGACGTGCTCTCACTCTCCATTGGCCATCTTGGCAGCCTCAGGTTCGATAAAGACCCCATCGCCATCAGCACATTCAGTGCCATATCAAAGGGCATCGTCGTGGTTTGCACGGGTGGTAACGAAGGACCCGATTCACATTCAGTAAACAATGATGCACCATGGATCCTCACAGTCGGTGCTAGCTTGGTGGATCGGAGCTTCGACATCGGCGTGAATCTCAGCAATGGCAAGTGCATCCACGGAGAAGGGCTTAGTCAGGTGGCAAAGCCGAGGTCAAAGATGTACCCACTCCTCTACTCCGAAGAACGGGGCAAGTTTGACTACATGGATAACCATGTCGTCGGTGAGAAGATCGTCGTCTGTGAAACGGATACTACCCGGGAGAACATCGACAACATAATGAGTGCCGGTGCGGCCGGCGTAGTGCTATTGAACGGTGAATCCAACGGATACACGATTGAGCTTGAGGATTACAACTCCAGTGTGGTGCAGTTGAGCACGGACGATGGCGCCATCCTCAGAGCTTACGCGACATCGACAAACAGCTCGGCGGGTGCCATTTTCTCATACCACAACACACTGCTTGGTGTCCATCCGGCCCCTGTGGTGGCATCGTTCTCTTCCCGAGGTCCAAGCATCGACATCCCCGGCGTGCTCAAACCAGACATATTGGCGCCGGGGCTCAACATCCTTGCCGCATGGCCGCCGGGAACGGACTCTATACTAGGCCCTTTCAACATCTTGTCCGGCACATCGATGGCAACACCACACATTAGTGGCGTCGCCGCGCTTATCAAGAGCTTGCATCCAGACTGGTCCCCGGCCGCCGTCAAGTCGGCCATCTTGACGACAGCGGATGCTGTTAACAGCACTGGCGGCTCGATCTTGGACGAGAATCACAACAAAGCCGACGCGTACGCGAAAGGCGCGGGGCATGTGaatcactggtag